From a region of the Azospirillum formosense genome:
- a CDS encoding MarR family transcriptional regulator: protein MSAAAKQQPTPAAPDNAVPAGASLPAVYTDLGRIIESMTRRFLDVLRMELARIGIDDLSPGQALMLINIGGEELSVRDLLERGYYLGSNASYNLKHLVEAGYVDRSASQRDRRTARLRLSERGLKLCEALRGLEAVRGEALIRTDEEAADLETTYRTLRRLERAWSDLIRYDTPEY, encoded by the coding sequence ATGAGCGCCGCCGCCAAGCAGCAGCCGACCCCAGCCGCGCCCGACAACGCCGTTCCGGCGGGCGCGTCCCTGCCCGCCGTCTACACCGACCTGGGCCGCATCATCGAGAGCATGACCCGGCGTTTCCTGGACGTGCTGCGGATGGAGCTGGCGCGGATCGGGATCGACGACCTCAGCCCCGGGCAGGCCCTGATGCTGATCAACATCGGCGGCGAGGAGCTGTCGGTGCGCGACCTGCTGGAGCGCGGCTACTATCTCGGCTCCAACGCCTCCTACAACCTGAAGCATCTGGTGGAGGCGGGCTACGTCGACCGCTCCGCCTCGCAGCGCGACCGGCGCACGGCGCGGCTACGCCTGTCGGAGCGCGGGCTGAAGCTGTGCGAGGCGCTGCGCGGGCTGGAGGCCGTGCGGGGCGAGGCGCTGATCCGCACCGACGAGGAAGCCGCCGATCTGGAGACGACCTACCGCACGCTGCGCCGTTTGGAGCGGGCATGGAGCGATCTGATCCGCTACGATACGCCGGAGTATTGA
- a CDS encoding fasciclin domain-containing protein — protein sequence MSRLSRLLTAATVALPLSLAAMSAKAADIVDTAVAAGQFKTLVQAVQAAGLADTLKGSGPFTVFAPTDEAFAKLPAGTVENLLKPENREKLRSVLTYHVVSGKVTSADIAGKTASPKTVQGTTVDIDATKGGVMVDNAKVVKPDIMASNGVIHVIDTVMMPN from the coding sequence ATGTCCCGCCTGTCACGTCTGCTGACCGCCGCCACCGTCGCCCTGCCGCTGTCCCTCGCCGCCATGTCCGCGAAGGCGGCGGACATCGTGGACACCGCCGTCGCGGCGGGCCAGTTCAAGACGCTGGTCCAGGCCGTCCAGGCCGCCGGGCTCGCGGACACGCTGAAGGGCAGCGGTCCCTTCACCGTCTTCGCCCCGACCGACGAGGCTTTCGCCAAACTGCCCGCCGGCACCGTCGAAAATCTTTTGAAGCCGGAGAACCGTGAGAAGCTCCGCTCCGTACTCACCTATCATGTGGTGTCGGGCAAGGTGACCTCGGCCGATATCGCCGGCAAGACGGCATCGCCGAAGACCGTGCAGGGCACCACCGTGGACATCGACGCGACGAAGGGCGGCGTGATGGTGGACAACGCGAAGGTCGTGAAGCCCGACATCATGGCGTCCAACGGCGTCATCCACGTGATCGACACGGTCATGATGCCGAACTGA
- a CDS encoding DUF2336 domain-containing protein — translation MSQRSLSQKDVERLLAAPDAQARIDTMTHLVRDLEAGDLAEAERALAMDILQRFAADAVTAVREAVAWQIHNSSLLTEQLAEKLARDVDRVAFPILRHAEKLSEGLLLDILRERRPAKELAIAGRRAVSPAVSDALVRNGNVIVITELLRNRGAVIPEPSLHSVLDRWGGVATVNEAMAARPDLSAAVVEKLILFVSEEIRNRLIRTHRLNPRLIGILVERAREAATLLLLKPLTPREADVELLARHLLIRGRLSAPLLFRALCAGEIALFDAGIAVRANLPLENARQLAWDGGPHALKGLFAKAGLSFTLLKPFRVAIAVAKAMDYRGGDEGRERFQTEAIATLFDTCGNSQDREIDDLLLQLFDQTSAEVIEKALEQAGMPFSPLSG, via the coding sequence ATGTCACAGCGGTCCCTGAGCCAGAAGGATGTCGAGCGCCTGCTGGCCGCCCCCGACGCCCAGGCGCGCATCGACACCATGACCCATCTGGTGCGCGACCTGGAGGCGGGGGACCTCGCCGAGGCGGAGCGGGCGCTGGCCATGGACATCCTGCAGCGCTTCGCCGCCGACGCGGTGACCGCCGTGCGCGAGGCGGTGGCGTGGCAGATCCACAACTCCTCCCTGCTGACGGAGCAGCTGGCGGAGAAGCTGGCCCGCGACGTGGACCGGGTGGCCTTCCCCATCCTGCGCCACGCGGAAAAGCTGAGCGAGGGGCTGCTTCTGGACATCCTGCGCGAACGGCGCCCGGCGAAGGAACTGGCCATCGCCGGGCGCCGCGCCGTCTCGCCCGCGGTGTCCGACGCGCTGGTGCGCAACGGCAACGTCATCGTCATCACCGAGCTTCTGCGCAACCGCGGCGCCGTCATCCCGGAACCGTCCCTGCACAGCGTGCTGGACCGCTGGGGCGGCGTCGCCACGGTGAACGAGGCCATGGCGGCGCGGCCCGACCTGTCGGCGGCGGTGGTGGAGAAGCTGATCCTCTTCGTGTCCGAGGAGATCCGCAACCGGCTGATCCGCACCCACCGGCTCAACCCCCGACTGATCGGCATCCTGGTGGAGCGGGCGCGGGAGGCGGCGACCCTGCTCCTGCTGAAGCCGCTGACCCCGCGGGAGGCGGACGTCGAGCTGCTCGCCCGCCATCTGCTGATCCGCGGGCGGCTGTCGGCGCCGTTGCTCTTCCGCGCGCTGTGCGCCGGGGAGATCGCGCTGTTCGACGCCGGAATCGCGGTGCGCGCCAACCTGCCGTTGGAGAACGCCCGCCAGCTCGCCTGGGACGGCGGGCCGCACGCTCTGAAGGGGCTGTTCGCCAAGGCCGGCCTGTCCTTCACCCTGCTGAAGCCCTTCCGCGTCGCCATCGCGGTGGCGAAGGCCATGGACTACCGGGGCGGCGACGAGGGGCGCGAGCGCTTTCAGACCGAGGCCATCGCCACCCTGTTCGACACCTGCGGCAACAGCCAGGACCGCGAGATCGACGACCTGCTGCTCCAGCTGTTCGACCAGACCTCGGCGGAGGTGATCGAGAAGGCGCTGGAACAGGCGGGGATGCCCTTTTCTCCGTTGAGCGGCTGA
- a CDS encoding alpha/beta hydrolase gives MRSGLALAAGLLAGLWLDTRRRTNRAEREHPPFGHFMSVGGTRLHYLDHGPKDGTAPPVVFLHGNGTTADDWALSVLDEAARHRRCVCFDRPGHGYSEATPRRDAGPAAQAALLRAATRKLGLERPIVVGHSLAGAVALAWALDFPQEVGGLVILSAFTHPTPRLDFLPMMGPAIPVAGPLLSHTVLPPLDRLILPAMMRRIFEPNPVPPRYNELPPDLLLRPTQLEAAATQLAALIPGVAAMAPRYSEIRCPMSIVAGREDRIVDPHAHAVQLHNAVKGSTLHLLAETGHMPQHARPDAVMAAIERVERAMTTKSIHAEA, from the coding sequence ATGCGCAGCGGCTTGGCTCTCGCCGCCGGTCTGCTGGCCGGCCTGTGGCTGGACACCCGCCGCCGCACCAACCGGGCGGAGCGGGAACACCCGCCGTTCGGGCATTTCATGAGTGTCGGCGGCACCCGCCTGCACTATCTCGACCATGGGCCGAAGGACGGCACGGCGCCCCCCGTGGTGTTCCTGCACGGCAACGGCACCACCGCCGACGACTGGGCGCTGAGCGTTCTGGACGAGGCAGCCCGGCACCGGCGCTGCGTCTGCTTCGACCGGCCCGGCCATGGCTACAGCGAGGCGACGCCGCGGCGCGACGCCGGTCCCGCCGCCCAGGCCGCGCTGCTGCGCGCCGCCACCCGCAAGCTGGGGCTGGAGCGTCCCATCGTCGTCGGCCACTCCCTGGCCGGGGCGGTGGCGCTGGCCTGGGCGCTGGATTTCCCGCAGGAGGTCGGCGGTCTGGTCATCCTGTCGGCCTTCACCCACCCAACCCCGCGGCTCGACTTCCTCCCCATGATGGGACCAGCCATTCCGGTGGCCGGTCCGCTGCTCAGCCACACCGTCCTGCCGCCGCTGGACCGGCTGATCCTGCCGGCGATGATGCGCCGCATCTTCGAACCGAACCCCGTGCCGCCCCGCTACAACGAGTTGCCTCCCGACCTTCTGCTGCGCCCGACGCAGCTGGAGGCGGCGGCCACCCAGCTCGCCGCGCTGATTCCCGGCGTGGCGGCGATGGCGCCGCGCTATTCCGAGATCCGCTGCCCGATGTCGATCGTCGCGGGACGGGAGGACCGCATCGTCGATCCCCACGCCCACGCGGTGCAGCTGCACAACGCGGTGAAGGGATCGACGCTGCACCTGCTGGCGGAAACCGGGCACATGCCGCAGCACGCCCGCCCGGACGCGGTGATGGCCGCCATCGAGCGGGTGGAGCGGGCCATGACCACCAAGTCGATTCACGCGGAGGCATGA
- a CDS encoding methyltransferase domain-containing protein, producing the protein MPDLSSRPIDGDAERARWTASADAWDRWADPMADLADKLNQPLLDAAGVAAGDRLLDLASGAGEPALSAALRAGPDGLVVGSDLVPGMMAGARRRAAGIADGRRPVFAAADMTALPFAAESFDRVTCRFGIMFVPDVAAALAELRRVLRPGGRAAFMVWGPRAGNALFDTVGEAVAARLGEDRSLDPLFRFAAPGLLADAMRAAGFATVDETDITPVRKAPQGQPFWRATLEMSFGHRLHDLTAAQRADLDAEVTRRFDAQAQGGTIPLPIHVRIVTGA; encoded by the coding sequence ATGCCCGACCTGTCCTCCCGCCCCATCGACGGCGACGCCGAGCGCGCCCGCTGGACCGCCAGCGCCGACGCCTGGGACCGCTGGGCCGACCCGATGGCCGATCTGGCCGACAAGCTGAACCAGCCCCTGCTGGACGCCGCCGGGGTGGCGGCGGGCGACCGGCTGCTCGACCTCGCCTCCGGTGCCGGCGAACCGGCGCTGAGCGCCGCGCTGCGCGCCGGTCCGGACGGGCTGGTGGTGGGCAGCGACCTCGTGCCCGGCATGATGGCCGGCGCCCGGCGCCGCGCCGCGGGGATCGCCGACGGGCGGCGCCCGGTCTTCGCCGCCGCCGACATGACCGCCCTGCCCTTCGCTGCGGAGAGTTTCGACCGCGTGACCTGCCGCTTCGGCATCATGTTCGTTCCCGACGTGGCGGCGGCCCTGGCCGAGTTGCGGCGCGTGTTGCGTCCCGGCGGGCGGGCGGCCTTCATGGTGTGGGGGCCGCGCGCCGGCAACGCCCTGTTCGACACGGTGGGCGAGGCCGTCGCGGCCCGGCTGGGCGAGGACCGCAGCCTGGACCCGCTGTTCCGCTTCGCCGCCCCCGGCCTTCTGGCCGACGCCATGCGCGCCGCCGGCTTCGCCACGGTGGACGAGACCGACATCACCCCGGTCCGCAAGGCCCCCCAGGGTCAGCCCTTCTGGCGCGCCACGCTGGAGATGAGCTTCGGCCACCGCCTGCACGACCTCACCGCCGCGCAGCGTGCCGACCTGGACGCCGAGGTGACCCGCCGCTTCGACGCGCAGGCCCAGGGCGGCACGATCCCCCTGCCCATCCACGTCCGCATTGTGACCGGCGCTTAA
- a CDS encoding deoxyribodipyrimidine photo-lyase, translating to MKTDQSPILVWFRNDLRLADNPALSAAAEDGAPVIPVYIREKDAHDPWLPGAASRWWLHGSLERLGKALAKLGSPLVLRSGDPAAVLAALAEETGADTVLCNRRAGPTAIARDRRVGDRLTARGVTVHPHNAALLYEPGTIRTKSDTPFRVFTPFWKALLSMPEPPRPTRAPTRLTPPAKPVSSESLEDWALLPSAPDWAGGLRERWTPGEEAARERLADFLDGPVAAYPAERDRPDHDGTSAMSPHLAFGEIGPRQIWHAARHAADQRHELAAGAEAFLRELGWREFNHHLLREEPGIPDTPLDARFARFPWRTDKAGLRAWQRGRTGYPIVDAGMRQLWQTGWMHNRVRMIVGSFLIKDLLIPWQEGEAWFWDTLVDADIANNAGNWQWVAGCGADAAPFFRVFNPILQGEKFDPEGAYVRRYVPELGKLPNRWIHKPWEAPDEVLRQANVKIGKDYPRPIVDHGTARDRALAAFNEIKKAGD from the coding sequence ATGAAGACCGATCAGTCCCCCATCCTCGTCTGGTTCCGCAACGATCTTCGCCTTGCCGACAACCCGGCGCTCAGCGCCGCGGCGGAGGATGGGGCGCCGGTCATCCCGGTCTATATCCGGGAGAAGGACGCCCACGACCCCTGGCTTCCCGGCGCCGCCTCCCGCTGGTGGCTCCACGGCAGCCTGGAGCGGCTGGGCAAGGCGCTGGCCAAGCTCGGCTCGCCCCTGGTGCTGCGCAGCGGCGACCCCGCCGCGGTGCTGGCGGCGCTGGCCGAGGAGACCGGCGCCGACACGGTTCTGTGCAACCGCCGCGCCGGCCCGACCGCCATCGCCCGCGACCGGAGGGTGGGCGACCGGCTGACCGCGCGCGGCGTGACGGTCCACCCCCACAACGCCGCCCTGCTCTACGAGCCGGGGACCATCCGCACCAAGTCGGACACGCCCTTCCGGGTGTTCACCCCCTTCTGGAAGGCGCTGCTGTCCATGCCGGAACCGCCGCGCCCCACCCGCGCGCCGACGAGGCTGACGCCGCCGGCCAAGCCGGTGTCCAGCGAGTCGCTGGAGGATTGGGCCCTGCTGCCCAGCGCGCCCGACTGGGCCGGCGGGCTGCGCGAGCGCTGGACGCCCGGCGAAGAGGCGGCGCGGGAGCGGCTGGCCGACTTCCTGGACGGGCCGGTCGCCGCCTATCCGGCGGAGCGCGACCGCCCGGACCATGACGGGACCTCCGCGATGTCCCCGCACCTCGCCTTCGGGGAGATCGGGCCGCGGCAGATCTGGCACGCCGCCCGCCACGCCGCCGACCAGCGGCACGAGTTGGCCGCCGGCGCCGAGGCCTTCCTGCGCGAACTCGGCTGGCGGGAGTTCAACCACCATCTGCTGCGCGAGGAGCCGGGCATTCCGGACACCCCGCTGGATGCGCGCTTCGCCCGCTTCCCCTGGCGGACGGACAAGGCGGGCCTGCGCGCGTGGCAGCGCGGGCGCACCGGCTATCCCATCGTGGACGCGGGGATGCGGCAGCTCTGGCAGACCGGCTGGATGCACAACCGCGTGCGGATGATCGTCGGCTCCTTCCTCATCAAGGACCTGCTGATTCCCTGGCAGGAGGGCGAGGCGTGGTTCTGGGACACGCTGGTCGACGCCGACATCGCCAACAACGCCGGCAACTGGCAATGGGTGGCCGGCTGCGGCGCCGACGCCGCCCCCTTCTTCCGCGTCTTCAACCCGATCCTCCAGGGCGAGAAGTTCGATCCGGAGGGCGCCTATGTCCGGCGCTACGTGCCGGAACTGGGGAAGCTGCCCAACCGCTGGATTCACAAGCCCTGGGAGGCCCCGGACGAGGTGCTGCGGCAGGCGAATGTGAAGATCGGCAAGGACTATCCGCGGCCAATCGTCGACCACGGCACCGCCCGCGACCGCGCGCTGGCCGCCTTCAACGAGATCAAGAAAGCCGGCGACTGA
- the pdeM gene encoding ligase-associated DNA damage response endonuclease PdeM yields MDMDTTMTLRGAALAPDPSGALVWPAERTLVVADLHLEKGSAFAARGRMLPPYDTRATLDRLAELVERLAPERVICLGDSFHDRRAASRMETGDVARLRDLTGRVADWLWVTGNHDPEPPEGFGGRILDELALGPLTFRHEAVPGAVGELSGHLHPVAAVVVPGRRVRERCFAFDGGKLILPAFGAFAGGLNVLDPAVSGLLAARFEVHLLARGKVHRFPRSRLSPDKA; encoded by the coding sequence ATGGACATGGACACGACGATGACCCTGCGGGGCGCCGCGCTGGCCCCCGACCCTTCCGGCGCTCTGGTCTGGCCGGCGGAGCGGACGCTGGTGGTCGCCGACCTGCATCTGGAGAAGGGGTCCGCCTTCGCGGCGCGCGGCCGGATGCTGCCGCCCTACGACACGCGGGCGACGCTCGACCGGCTGGCGGAACTGGTGGAGCGGCTGGCGCCGGAGCGGGTGATCTGCCTGGGCGACAGCTTCCACGACCGCCGGGCGGCGAGCCGCATGGAGACGGGGGACGTGGCGCGGCTGCGCGACCTGACCGGGCGGGTGGCGGACTGGCTGTGGGTCACCGGCAACCACGATCCGGAACCGCCGGAGGGGTTCGGCGGGCGCATTCTGGACGAGCTGGCGCTCGGCCCGCTGACCTTCCGGCACGAGGCGGTGCCCGGCGCCGTGGGCGAGCTGTCGGGGCATTTGCACCCGGTGGCCGCCGTCGTCGTGCCGGGCCGGCGGGTGCGGGAGCGCTGCTTCGCCTTCGACGGGGGAAAGCTGATCCTGCCGGCCTTCGGCGCCTTCGCGGGCGGGTTGAACGTGCTGGACCCGGCGGTGTCCGGCCTGCTGGCGGCGCGCTTCGAGGTGCATCTGCTGGCCCGCGGCAAGGTCCACCGCTTCCCGCGCAGCCGCCTGTCGCCGGACAAGGCGTGA
- a CDS encoding ligase-associated DNA damage response DEXH box helicase has product MPDLPSPLLPANVQGWFRSRGWAPHPHQLAMVEAAAAGDSALLIAPTGGGKTLAGFLPSLIDLAERPREGLHTLYISPLKALAVDIQRNLDEPVAEMRLPIRTETRTGDTPESKRRRQRANPPHILMTTPESLALMIAYADAATSFRHLRCVIVDELHALAGTKRGDLLALGLARLARLAPQARRVGLSATVAEPAQLLGWLSKTGHADGGDVRLVTGRAGASAEVDILTTRERLPWSGRMAMHALKEVYQRIRAHRTTLVFVNTRAQAELVFQELWRLNDDTLPIALHHGSLAAEQRRKVEAAMAAGKLRAVVATSSLDLGIDWAAVDLVVQIGAPKGASRLVQRIGRANHRLDEPSRALLVPANRFEVLECRAALDAVAAMSLDGERPRPGGLDVLAQHMLGMACAEPFRPDDLYDEVVRAAPYAGLSRDEFDDVLDFVATGGYALGNYERFHRLKLREDGRMAVAGPAVARQYRMNVGTITQEAMLRVRLSRGPVLGEVEEHFIQGLTPGDTFVFAGQLLKFLGIREMEAQVAKGGTGEPKVPAYAGGRLPLTTALADRVRAMLADPAQWPGLPEDVQEWLRLQRWRSVLPARDGLLVESFPKAGKRFLVVYAFEGRNAHQTLGMLLTRRMERMGCGPLGFVATDYVLAVWSLRTPKDMDGLFDQDMLGDDLEAWMDESSMLRRTFRNVALITGVIDRRHPGQEKSGRQVTFSSDLIYDVLRKHDPGHVLLRATRADAAGGLTDVRRLSDFLVRVKGRITHKDLDRISPLAVPVILEIGRERVDGSATDELLEQAAADLVAEAMPELDSPRDASHDAQGRLTL; this is encoded by the coding sequence ATGCCCGACCTTCCCTCCCCCCTCCTCCCCGCCAACGTCCAGGGCTGGTTCCGGTCGCGGGGCTGGGCGCCGCACCCGCACCAGCTTGCCATGGTCGAGGCGGCCGCCGCCGGGGACAGCGCCCTGCTGATCGCCCCGACCGGCGGCGGCAAGACGCTGGCCGGCTTCCTGCCCTCGCTGATCGATCTGGCGGAGCGCCCACGCGAGGGGCTGCACACGCTCTACATCTCGCCGCTGAAGGCGCTCGCGGTGGACATCCAGCGCAATCTGGACGAGCCCGTCGCCGAGATGCGGCTGCCCATCCGGACCGAGACGCGCACCGGCGACACGCCCGAATCCAAGCGGCGGCGGCAGCGGGCCAACCCGCCGCACATCCTGATGACCACGCCGGAAAGCCTGGCGCTGATGATCGCCTACGCCGACGCGGCGACGAGCTTCCGGCACCTGCGCTGCGTCATCGTGGATGAGTTGCACGCGCTCGCCGGGACCAAGCGCGGCGACCTGCTGGCCTTGGGGCTGGCGCGGCTCGCCCGGCTGGCGCCGCAGGCCCGGCGGGTCGGGCTGTCGGCCACGGTGGCTGAGCCGGCGCAGCTGCTCGGCTGGCTGTCCAAGACCGGGCACGCGGATGGCGGCGACGTGCGGCTGGTCACCGGGCGGGCCGGCGCCTCCGCCGAGGTGGACATCCTGACGACGCGCGAGCGGCTGCCCTGGTCCGGCCGCATGGCCATGCACGCGCTGAAGGAGGTGTACCAGCGCATCCGCGCCCACCGCACCACGCTGGTCTTCGTCAACACCCGCGCCCAGGCGGAGCTGGTCTTCCAGGAACTCTGGCGCCTCAACGACGACACCCTGCCCATCGCGCTCCACCACGGCTCGCTGGCGGCGGAGCAGCGGCGCAAGGTCGAGGCCGCCATGGCGGCGGGCAAGCTGCGAGCGGTGGTGGCGACCTCCTCGCTCGACCTCGGCATCGACTGGGCGGCGGTCGATCTCGTGGTGCAGATCGGCGCGCCGAAGGGGGCGAGCCGGCTGGTTCAGCGCATCGGCCGCGCCAACCACCGGCTGGACGAACCGAGCCGCGCCCTGCTCGTCCCCGCCAACCGGTTCGAGGTGCTGGAATGCCGCGCCGCGCTCGACGCCGTGGCGGCCATGAGCCTGGACGGCGAGCGGCCCCGCCCCGGCGGCCTGGACGTGCTGGCCCAGCATATGCTCGGCATGGCCTGCGCGGAGCCGTTCCGGCCCGACGACCTGTACGACGAGGTGGTCCGCGCCGCCCCCTACGCCGGGCTGTCGCGGGACGAGTTCGACGACGTGCTGGACTTCGTGGCGACCGGTGGCTACGCGCTCGGCAATTACGAGCGCTTCCACCGGCTCAAGCTGCGCGAGGACGGGCGCATGGCGGTGGCCGGGCCGGCGGTGGCGCGGCAGTACCGCATGAACGTCGGGACCATCACGCAGGAGGCCATGCTGCGCGTGCGCCTGAGCCGCGGCCCGGTTCTGGGCGAGGTGGAGGAGCATTTCATCCAGGGCCTCACCCCCGGTGACACCTTCGTCTTCGCCGGCCAGTTGCTGAAGTTCCTCGGCATCCGCGAGATGGAGGCGCAGGTCGCCAAGGGCGGCACCGGGGAGCCGAAGGTCCCGGCCTACGCCGGCGGTCGGCTGCCGCTGACCACGGCGCTGGCCGACCGGGTGCGCGCCATGCTGGCCGACCCGGCGCAGTGGCCCGGCCTGCCGGAGGACGTGCAGGAATGGCTGCGGCTCCAGCGCTGGCGCTCCGTCCTGCCGGCGCGCGACGGGCTGCTGGTGGAGAGCTTCCCCAAGGCGGGCAAGCGCTTCCTCGTCGTCTACGCCTTCGAGGGGCGGAACGCGCACCAGACCCTGGGGATGCTGCTGACCCGCCGGATGGAGCGGATGGGCTGCGGCCCGCTCGGCTTCGTCGCCACCGACTATGTGCTGGCGGTGTGGTCGCTGCGCACACCGAAGGACATGGACGGGCTGTTCGACCAGGACATGCTGGGCGACGATCTGGAAGCCTGGATGGACGAGTCCTCGATGCTGCGGCGGACCTTCCGCAACGTGGCGCTGATCACCGGGGTCATCGATCGCCGCCATCCCGGACAGGAGAAGTCGGGGCGGCAGGTCACCTTCTCCTCCGACCTGATCTACGACGTGCTGCGCAAGCACGATCCCGGCCATGTCCTGCTGCGCGCCACCCGCGCCGACGCGGCGGGCGGGCTGACCGACGTGCGGCGCCTGTCGGATTTCCTGGTCCGGGTGAAGGGCCGCATCACCCACAAGGACCTCGACCGCATCTCACCCCTCGCCGTGCCGGTCATCCTGGAGATCGGGCGGGAACGGGTGGACGGCTCCGCCACCGACGAGCTTCTGGAGCAGGCCGCCGCCGATCTGGTGGCCGAGGCGATGCCGGAACTGGATTCGCCCCGTGACGCGTCCCATGATGCGCAGGGCCGGCTGACGTTGTGA